The Candidatus Desulfatibia profunda genome includes a region encoding these proteins:
- the carB gene encoding carbamoyl-phosphate synthase large subunit has product MPKRTDIKKILIIGAGPIIISQACEFDYSGTQACKALKEEGYEVVLVNSNPATIMTDPEMADHTYIEPVVPETVAKIIARERPCALLPTLGGQTGLNTAVELARMGVLDTYGVEMIGASVESIKKAEDRELFRKAMERIGLRIPKSGFATNMETVRKVAEQIGFPIIVRPSYTLGGTGGGAAFNPEDLEIMAKAGLDASLIGQVMLEESVLGWKEYELEVMRDKHDNVVIICSIENMDPMGIHTGDSITVAPAQTLSDKEYQAMRDASIAIMREIGVDTGGSNVQFAVNPQNGELVVIEMNPRVSRSSALASKATGFPIAKIAAKLAVGYTL; this is encoded by the coding sequence ATGCCCAAACGCACCGACATAAAAAAGATCCTCATCATCGGCGCCGGTCCGATTATCATCAGCCAGGCGTGTGAATTCGATTATTCCGGAACTCAGGCCTGCAAGGCCTTGAAAGAAGAGGGTTATGAAGTTGTCCTGGTCAATAGTAACCCCGCTACGATCATGACCGACCCTGAAATGGCCGATCACACCTATATTGAACCGGTTGTCCCGGAGACCGTTGCCAAAATCATCGCAAGAGAACGCCCCTGCGCCCTGCTTCCGACGCTGGGCGGCCAAACCGGCCTAAACACGGCCGTGGAGTTAGCCCGCATGGGGGTACTTGACACCTACGGGGTTGAAATGATCGGAGCATCCGTCGAATCGATTAAAAAGGCCGAAGACCGGGAGCTTTTTCGAAAAGCGATGGAACGCATCGGGCTGCGCATCCCCAAGAGCGGTTTTGCAACCAATATGGAAACGGTTCGAAAGGTTGCCGAACAGATCGGGTTTCCGATCATTGTGCGTCCCAGTTACACTCTGGGCGGCACCGGCGGCGGCGCTGCCTTTAATCCCGAAGATCTGGAAATCATGGCCAAGGCCGGACTCGACGCCAGCCTGATCGGACAGGTCATGCTGGAGGAGTCCGTTCTGGGGTGGAAGGAATATGAGCTCGAAGTGATGCGCGACAAGCATGATAACGTGGTCATCATCTGCAGTATTGAAAATATGGATCCCATGGGAATCCATACCGGCGACAGCATTACGGTTGCGCCGGCCCAGACGCTTTCCGATAAGGAATACCAGGCCATGCGGGATGCCTCCATTGCCATCATGCGGGAGATCGGTGTGGATACCGGCGGATCCAATGTCCAGTTCGCCGTTAATCCTCAAAACGGCGAATTGGTGGTGATTGAGATGAATCCCAGGGTTTCGCGCAGTTCCGCCCTTGCTTCCAAGGCCACCGGTTTTCCGATTGCCAAGATCGCCGCCAAGCTGGCCGTGGGATATACGCT
- the carA gene encoding glutamine-hydrolyzing carbamoyl-phosphate synthase small subunit, which yields MKALLALEDGRTFPCRSFTGPGEAKGEVVFNTSMTGYQEILTDPSYNGQLVTMTYPLIGNYGINPEDVESDRIQVAGFLVKEYQDFPSNYRSTSPLAEYLKAQGVLGVEEIDTRALTLHIRNAGAMRAFISTQDLDPSACVQRARQIPTMVGQDLAKGVTTRVPYYWIDGKPVLGEQGDIALDHTVWKHKGRKPSVAAFDYGIKYNILRCLEHSGFETVVIPATTGADTVRAMQPDGIFLSNGPGDPEPVTYAIETIRQLLGYVPMFGICLGHQLLGLALGGSTFKLKFGHRGANQPVKNLLTGRVEITSQNHGFAVDIDSLRGKNVEITHINLNDNTLEGFRHRAYRIFTAQYHPEASPGPHDAKYLFDEFKKMIHNSSATKALRH from the coding sequence ATGAAAGCTCTTTTAGCCCTTGAAGATGGAAGAACATTTCCGTGCCGCAGCTTTACCGGCCCCGGCGAAGCCAAGGGGGAAGTTGTCTTCAATACCAGCATGACCGGATACCAGGAGATCCTCACCGATCCGTCCTATAACGGACAACTGGTAACCATGACCTATCCTTTGATTGGAAACTACGGCATCAATCCCGAGGACGTTGAGTCCGACCGCATCCAGGTTGCGGGCTTTTTGGTAAAAGAGTATCAGGACTTTCCAAGCAATTACAGATCTACCTCCCCCCTGGCCGAATACCTCAAGGCGCAGGGAGTGCTCGGCGTTGAGGAAATAGACACCCGTGCCCTGACGCTGCATATCCGCAATGCCGGGGCCATGCGGGCCTTTATTTCCACGCAAGATCTCGATCCCTCAGCGTGTGTTCAGCGGGCCCGGCAGATACCGACAATGGTGGGACAGGATCTTGCCAAGGGGGTCACAACCCGGGTCCCCTATTACTGGATTGACGGGAAACCGGTTTTGGGGGAGCAAGGTGATATTGCTTTAGACCACACCGTCTGGAAACATAAAGGCCGGAAGCCGTCGGTAGCGGCTTTTGATTACGGGATAAAATATAACATTTTACGGTGCCTGGAACACTCGGGATTTGAAACGGTTGTGATCCCGGCAACAACCGGGGCCGACACTGTGCGGGCCATGCAGCCGGACGGTATCTTTTTATCCAACGGCCCCGGTGATCCCGAACCGGTGACCTATGCCATCGAAACCATCCGGCAGCTTTTGGGATATGTTCCCATGTTCGGCATCTGTTTGGGGCACCAGCTTTTGGGACTTGCCCTGGGAGGAAGCACCTTTAAATTGAAATTCGGACATCGCGGCGCCAATCAGCCCGTAAAGAACCTTTTAACCGGCAGGGTCGAAATCACATCTCAAAACCACGGATTTGCAGTTGACATAGACAGCCTTAGAGGGAAAAATGTTGAAATAACCCACATCAACTTGAACGACAATACGCTGGAGGGCTTCCGGCACCGTGCCTATCGGATCTTCACGGCCCAATACCATCCCGAAGCATCACCCGGCCCTCACGATGCCAAATATCTGTTTGATGAATTTAAAAAGATGATTCATAATAGTTCCGCCACAAAGGCACTAAGACACTAA